A part of Synechococcus sp. KORDI-49 genomic DNA contains:
- the pstC gene encoding phosphate ABC transporter permease subunit PstC — protein MSPETDTQYLLRRRPPQEKLVDVGFRNLAVVLASMVAIVLLSILVVVFWGGLESMGRYGWKFLVTSNWNPVDDEYGAGAAIYGTLVTSLLSLLIAVPLGVGTAIFITENIIPRNIRNVIGVMVELLAAIPSVVLGLWAIFVMEPFIRPLLELLYTLFSWLPFFSTPPMGPGTLPAVLILVVMILPIITAIARDSLNQVPMKLRQAAYGVGTTRWGAIMNVMLPAAVSGIVGGVMLALGRAMGETMAVTMIIGNSNNFSVSLLAPGNTIASMLANQFGEADGSQVSSLMYAAFVLIIMTLAVNIFAQWIVKRLSLKY, from the coding sequence ATGTCCCCCGAAACAGACACTCAATATCTTCTCCGCAGGCGTCCTCCGCAAGAAAAACTTGTCGATGTCGGCTTTAGGAATCTCGCAGTCGTTCTGGCTTCGATGGTGGCGATCGTTCTCCTCTCCATTCTCGTGGTGGTGTTCTGGGGAGGTCTCGAATCCATGGGTCGATACGGCTGGAAATTCCTGGTCACATCCAACTGGAATCCAGTCGACGACGAGTACGGAGCCGGAGCAGCCATTTACGGAACACTTGTCACGTCGCTGCTTTCTCTCCTGATTGCAGTTCCACTTGGCGTTGGCACAGCAATCTTCATCACGGAAAACATCATCCCCCGCAATATCAGAAATGTGATCGGGGTGATGGTCGAGTTATTGGCAGCCATTCCTTCCGTTGTGCTCGGCCTCTGGGCCATCTTCGTGATGGAGCCATTCATCCGTCCGTTGCTGGAGTTGCTCTACACACTGTTCAGTTGGTTGCCCTTCTTCAGCACACCTCCGATGGGTCCAGGCACTCTGCCTGCGGTTCTGATTCTGGTGGTGATGATTCTTCCGATCATCACGGCCATCGCGCGTGATTCTCTGAATCAGGTGCCGATGAAACTCCGTCAGGCTGCTTATGGAGTTGGAACAACCCGCTGGGGAGCGATCATGAATGTGATGCTTCCAGCAGCCGTTTCCGGAATCGTGGGAGGCGTGATGCTCGCACTCGGCCGTGCCATGGGAGAGACGATGGCCGTGACGATGATCATTGGCAACTCAAACAACTTCAGCGTCTCACTGCTGGCACCCGGCAACACGATTGCCTCGATGCTCGCCAATCAGTTCGGTGAAGCTGATGGTTCACAGGTCTCCTCCTTGATGTATGCGGCCTTCGTTCTGATCATCATGACCCTTGCGGTGAACATCTTCGCTCAGTGGATCGTTAAACGACTCAGCCTGAAGTATTGA
- the htpG gene encoding molecular chaperone HtpG yields the protein MSVMEEQGQIQIHTENIFPIIKKAVYSGHEVFLRELVSNGVDAISKRRMAAMAGDCSEGDEGAIRICVDREAKTVTISDNGIGMTADEVKRYINQVAFSSAEDFLQKYKQEDDAIIGHFGLGFYSSFMVAQRVELVTRSARPDSEAVRWSCDGSPNFSIVAAERESAGTDVILHLMEEELEYLEPARIRTLINTYCDFMAVPVQLEGETINKREAPWRKSARDLTDQDYIDLYNYLYPFQGDPLLWVHLNTDYPYNLQGILFFPKQTGRADWEKGEIKLYCNQVFVSDSIKEVVPRYLLPLRGVIDSPDIPLNVSRSALQTDRRVRSIGSFVAKKVADRLRSLKQDDPSAYAEAWESLAPFVKIGAMEDEKFADQVSELILFGTSAPAGTGDEADPVGANGNCYTTLAGYRSRLPSDNSTRILYSTDDVAQAGALNLWTAQGAEVLKLETVIDTQFIPWMEQRHDDLKFQRVDSELDESLKDDDSELADQDGNTQSETLRSLIKEALANDKVTVQVQALKSEGAPPAMILLPEQMRRLNDMGALMEQRLPGLPDHHVLLVNRRHPLVEGLLKLKSGSVLVGSAESSPTERLSRDLAVHLYDMARLGVGGLEPNELAGFQTRSATLMGDLMQRGL from the coding sequence ATGTCGGTGATGGAAGAACAGGGTCAGATTCAGATCCACACCGAGAACATCTTTCCGATCATCAAGAAGGCCGTTTATTCAGGCCACGAGGTGTTCCTCAGAGAACTGGTGAGCAATGGGGTCGACGCCATCAGCAAGAGGCGGATGGCCGCCATGGCTGGCGACTGCAGCGAGGGCGATGAGGGCGCCATCCGGATCTGCGTCGACCGTGAAGCCAAAACCGTCACCATTTCCGACAACGGGATCGGAATGACGGCTGATGAGGTGAAGCGCTACATCAACCAGGTCGCCTTCTCAAGCGCTGAGGATTTCCTCCAGAAATACAAACAGGAGGACGACGCAATCATCGGCCACTTCGGCCTTGGCTTCTACTCGAGCTTCATGGTGGCTCAGCGCGTCGAGCTGGTGACGCGATCAGCCCGACCTGACAGTGAAGCGGTTCGATGGAGCTGCGATGGATCTCCGAATTTCAGCATCGTCGCGGCAGAACGCGAGTCGGCCGGGACCGATGTGATTCTCCATCTGATGGAGGAGGAACTTGAATACCTTGAGCCGGCAAGAATCCGGACCTTGATCAATACCTACTGCGATTTCATGGCAGTACCGGTGCAACTCGAAGGCGAGACCATCAACAAGAGGGAAGCACCCTGGAGAAAGAGTGCTCGTGACCTGACAGATCAGGATTACATCGATCTCTACAACTATCTCTATCCCTTCCAGGGTGATCCCCTGCTGTGGGTTCATCTCAATACGGATTATCCCTACAACCTTCAGGGAATTCTTTTCTTCCCGAAACAGACTGGTCGCGCCGACTGGGAGAAGGGAGAAATCAAGTTGTACTGCAATCAGGTTTTCGTCAGCGACTCGATCAAGGAAGTTGTTCCGCGCTATCTGTTGCCGTTGCGAGGGGTGATCGATTCACCGGATATTCCCCTGAATGTGAGCCGCAGTGCCCTGCAAACAGATCGGAGAGTCCGCTCCATCGGCAGTTTCGTCGCCAAGAAAGTGGCCGATCGACTTCGCAGCCTCAAACAGGACGACCCCTCTGCCTACGCAGAAGCCTGGGAATCACTTGCCCCGTTCGTGAAGATCGGCGCGATGGAGGATGAAAAGTTCGCTGATCAGGTGTCCGAACTGATTCTGTTCGGAACATCAGCGCCCGCAGGGACAGGCGACGAGGCAGATCCTGTGGGTGCAAACGGCAACTGCTACACAACGCTCGCCGGATACCGCAGCAGACTTCCATCCGACAACAGCACCCGCATTCTCTACAGCACGGATGATGTGGCTCAGGCGGGCGCTCTGAATCTGTGGACCGCTCAGGGGGCCGAGGTCCTGAAACTCGAAACGGTGATCGACACGCAGTTCATCCCCTGGATGGAGCAGCGACATGACGATCTGAAGTTCCAGCGGGTTGATTCCGAGCTGGATGAAAGCCTCAAGGACGATGACTCCGAGCTGGCGGATCAGGATGGCAACACCCAGTCTGAAACTCTTCGCAGTCTGATCAAGGAGGCTCTGGCCAACGACAAGGTCACCGTTCAGGTGCAGGCGCTCAAGAGTGAGGGCGCACCCCCGGCCATGATTCTTCTGCCGGAGCAGATGCGGCGGCTGAATGACATGGGAGCCCTGATGGAGCAGAGACTTCCAGGACTGCCGGATCACCATGTTCTGCTGGTGAATCGCCGCCATCCCCTCGTGGAGGGGCTTCTGAAACTCAAATCCGGCTCCGTTCTCGTGGGTTCGGCGGAGTCGTCCCCCACTGAGCGGCTATCCCGCGATCTGGCGGTTCACCTCTACGACATGGCACGACTCGGGGTCGGCGGGCTGGAACCCAACGAACTGGCCGGATTCCAGACCCGCAGCGCAACCCTGATGGGTGACCTGATGCAGAGAGGCCTCTAG
- a CDS encoding ferredoxin family protein, translating to MPHTIVSDVCEGVADCVDACPVACIDQGGGKNSKGTDFYWINFDTCIDCGICLQVCPVEGAILAEERPDLQKVS from the coding sequence ATGCCCCACACCATCGTGAGCGATGTGTGCGAAGGCGTCGCCGACTGCGTCGATGCCTGTCCGGTCGCCTGCATCGATCAGGGGGGCGGTAAGAACAGCAAGGGAACCGACTTCTACTGGATCAACTTCGACACCTGCATCGACTGCGGGATCTGTCTGCAGGTCTGCCCTGTGGAGGGGGCGATCCTGGCCGAGGAGCGACCTGACCTGCAGAAGGTGAGCTGA
- the pstA gene encoding phosphate ABC transporter permease PstA translates to MTYSTSIKTADGLPDLSYKPALGRNIGSRILTIIAGLFAGIAVLPLILVLGYVLIRGASKISISLLTELPPPPGLEGGGIGNAIIGTFVVTVIAGLVAIPVGVGGGIYLAEYSRSGSFSKFIRFGTNVLAGVPSIIAGVFIYGTIVTSRIVFGNAYSALAGGIALSILMLPTVIKTTDEGLKLVSDDLRRGALGVGASRFVTIVRITLPTAFTPIATGVVLAIARAAGETAPLIFTALFSPFWAEGIFAPIATLSVLIYNFAIMPYEIQNELAWAASFILVAMILMLNLFSRWLGRFASK, encoded by the coding sequence ATGACTTATTCCACTTCCATCAAAACTGCTGACGGGCTTCCCGATCTTTCCTACAAGCCTGCACTGGGCCGCAACATCGGCAGCCGCATTCTCACGATCATCGCCGGTCTGTTTGCGGGCATTGCTGTTCTTCCGCTGATTCTCGTTCTCGGCTACGTGCTGATCCGGGGAGCTTCGAAGATCAGCATCAGTCTGCTGACCGAGCTGCCCCCTCCTCCCGGTCTTGAGGGTGGCGGCATCGGCAACGCGATCATCGGGACCTTCGTGGTGACGGTCATCGCCGGGCTTGTGGCGATTCCGGTTGGCGTCGGAGGCGGGATCTACCTGGCTGAATACTCCCGGTCTGGTTCCTTCTCTAAGTTCATCCGCTTCGGCACCAACGTGCTGGCGGGAGTTCCCTCGATCATCGCCGGTGTTTTCATCTACGGGACGATCGTCACCAGCCGCATCGTTTTCGGCAATGCCTACAGCGCTCTAGCCGGTGGCATCGCTCTTTCGATCCTGATGCTGCCCACGGTGATCAAGACCACCGACGAGGGCCTCAAACTCGTCTCGGATGATCTGAGACGCGGAGCACTGGGTGTTGGCGCCTCCCGCTTCGTCACGATCGTGCGGATCACGCTTCCAACCGCGTTCACCCCGATCGCCACAGGTGTCGTTCTGGCCATCGCCCGAGCAGCCGGTGAAACTGCTCCCCTGATTTTCACGGCCCTGTTCTCACCCTTCTGGGCCGAGGGGATCTTCGCACCGATCGCAACGCTTTCCGTGCTGATCTACAACTTCGCGATCATGCCTTACGAGATACAGAACGAACTGGCCTGGGCCGCTTCGTTCATTCTCGTGGCCATGATCCTGATGCTCAATCTCTTCTCCCGCTGGCTCGGTCGTTTCGCTTCCAAGTGA
- the pstB gene encoding phosphate ABC transporter ATP-binding protein PstB — protein MTTSQLHTEQQQVSEDTAISIQNVTISYGSYEAVKNVYCDVPRGKVTAFIGPSGCGKSTVLRALNRMNDLIEGCSLKGRVLFDGVDLYGAQVDPVEVRRRIGMVFQQPNPFPKSIYENIAFGARINGFTGDMDELVERSLRQAAVWDECKDKLKESGYSLSGGQQQRLCIARTIAIQPEVILMDEPCSALDPISTLKIEETMHELKKSFTIVIVTHNMQQAVRVSDMTAFYNAEAVEGGTGKVGYLVEFSDTEKIFNSPQQQATQDYVSGRFG, from the coding sequence ATGACCACCTCCCAGCTCCACACTGAACAGCAGCAGGTGTCGGAAGATACCGCCATCTCGATTCAGAACGTCACCATCAGCTACGGCTCCTATGAAGCCGTGAAGAACGTCTACTGCGATGTTCCGCGCGGCAAGGTGACGGCGTTCATCGGACCATCTGGCTGCGGAAAATCAACCGTTCTGCGTGCCCTCAACCGCATGAACGATCTCATCGAAGGTTGCTCTCTGAAGGGGCGTGTTCTCTTCGATGGTGTTGATCTCTACGGTGCGCAGGTGGACCCTGTTGAGGTGCGGCGGCGCATCGGAATGGTGTTCCAGCAGCCGAATCCCTTCCCCAAAAGTATCTACGAGAACATCGCCTTCGGTGCTCGCATCAACGGCTTCACCGGTGACATGGACGAGCTTGTGGAACGCTCCTTAAGGCAGGCAGCGGTCTGGGACGAGTGCAAAGACAAGCTCAAGGAAAGCGGATACTCCCTCTCAGGTGGTCAGCAGCAGCGTCTCTGCATCGCACGGACCATCGCCATTCAGCCGGAGGTGATCCTGATGGACGAGCCCTGTTCAGCGCTCGACCCGATCTCCACCCTGAAGATCGAGGAAACCATGCATGAGCTCAAGAAGAGCTTCACCATCGTGATCGTGACGCACAACATGCAGCAGGCCGTTCGCGTCAGTGACATGACCGCCTTCTACAACGCCGAGGCCGTTGAGGGTGGGACCGGCAAGGTGGGGTATCTGGTGGAATTCAGTGACACCGAGAAGATTTTCAACTCCCCCCAGCAACAGGCCACTCAGGACTACGTGTCGGGCCGTTTCGGCTGA
- a CDS encoding ferric reductase-like transmembrane domain-containing protein, whose amino-acid sequence MKVDGPRITVWVSGLILLSLAVFLMQAGWSAASIKTGIDATGRSSLLLFSIAFTASSLQSLWRSPLTIWILRNRRWIGLSFAASHFVHLALILAISLCFPEPFLSDQSKAQWVFGGLGYLFVALMALTSTDQAQKWMGLQNWKRLHFIGSHWLWAVFALTYVEHTKKGPLWLYAPLLVFTLALIPVRMAKHQPPGALHGTTN is encoded by the coding sequence ATGAAGGTTGACGGCCCGAGAATCACTGTTTGGGTCAGCGGTCTGATCCTTCTCTCACTGGCCGTCTTCCTGATGCAGGCCGGGTGGAGTGCGGCCTCCATCAAGACAGGCATCGATGCCACCGGTCGCAGCTCCCTGCTTCTGTTCTCGATCGCCTTCACAGCCTCCAGTCTCCAGAGTCTCTGGAGATCACCTCTCACCATCTGGATCCTGCGCAACAGGCGTTGGATCGGTCTGAGCTTTGCAGCGTCCCACTTCGTTCATCTGGCTCTGATCCTGGCGATCTCCCTCTGCTTCCCGGAACCATTTCTCAGTGATCAGTCAAAGGCGCAGTGGGTGTTCGGGGGGCTCGGCTACCTGTTCGTCGCTCTGATGGCTTTGACGTCCACAGATCAGGCCCAGAAATGGATGGGTCTGCAGAACTGGAAGCGGCTTCACTTCATCGGCAGTCACTGGTTGTGGGCTGTGTTCGCACTCACCTATGTCGAGCACACGAAGAAGGGTCCGCTCTGGCTTTACGCCCCGCTGCTTGTGTTCACTCTGGCTCTGATACCGGTTCGCATGGCGAAGCACCAGCCACCCGGAGCGCTTCACGGAACCACGAACTGA
- a CDS encoding ATP phosphoribosyltransferase regulatory subunit, with protein sequence MALQPAAGARDLNPRQVESNRLLSERLAAVYRLWGYDEVSPPRVERLDTLMAGGAIASGDVVRLVSDDPLGLRPEMTASIARAASTRLASRPRPLRLWASGTVFQSRSADEGGMCIEENLQSGVELFGVQGVEAEMELLALLIASVSTLDLGAGHQPQLLIGHTALMDLVLSPYDGVRKDAIRTALTRYDRLAIEAMDLPQVDRDRLLRHLDSRGRPDLQLRELEERFGPQPVFADLKRLTDLLTPAADAQGVSVQLDATFQPIFELYTGLVFQLVCQGKAAPVVIARGGRYDDLVRRCGATGMDAAGVGFSLAIDPIRELLSESSAGQAAEPAVLVAYSAGTGLEDALQRQLSWHQQGTRAVVELKPVADRTQAEAMARERGGLQLDWITP encoded by the coding sequence ATGGCGCTGCAACCCGCAGCTGGCGCCCGGGATCTCAACCCGCGGCAGGTGGAGAGCAATCGCCTGCTCAGTGAACGGCTTGCCGCCGTCTACAGACTCTGGGGATACGACGAGGTGTCTCCTCCCCGGGTCGAGCGGCTGGACACCCTGATGGCAGGGGGTGCCATCGCCAGCGGTGATGTCGTCAGGCTTGTTTCGGACGACCCACTCGGGCTTCGCCCCGAGATGACCGCCTCGATCGCTCGCGCAGCCAGCACGCGGCTGGCGAGTCGTCCTCGACCTCTGCGCCTCTGGGCCTCAGGCACGGTCTTCCAGAGCCGTTCTGCCGATGAAGGCGGCATGTGCATCGAGGAGAACCTCCAGAGCGGAGTGGAGCTGTTCGGCGTCCAGGGAGTGGAAGCGGAGATGGAACTGCTGGCCCTGCTCATCGCTTCGGTATCGACCCTCGATCTGGGGGCAGGGCATCAACCGCAGCTGTTGATCGGTCACACCGCCCTGATGGATCTGGTGCTCTCTCCGTATGACGGAGTCCGAAAGGACGCCATCCGCACAGCTCTCACCCGATACGATCGCCTGGCCATCGAAGCGATGGATCTGCCGCAGGTCGATCGTGACCGGCTGCTTCGGCATCTCGACAGCCGAGGCAGACCTGACCTGCAGTTGCGGGAGCTGGAGGAACGGTTCGGCCCGCAGCCGGTGTTCGCGGATCTGAAGCGTCTCACGGACCTGCTCACGCCGGCGGCTGACGCCCAGGGTGTCTCAGTTCAGCTGGATGCCACCTTCCAGCCGATCTTCGAGCTCTACACAGGTCTTGTGTTCCAGTTGGTGTGCCAGGGGAAGGCAGCACCTGTCGTGATTGCCCGTGGAGGTCGTTACGACGATCTGGTTCGACGCTGCGGGGCGACGGGGATGGATGCGGCCGGTGTCGGGTTCAGCCTGGCGATCGATCCGATCCGAGAATTGCTCAGCGAATCCAGCGCGGGGCAAGCCGCTGAACCGGCTGTTCTGGTGGCCTATTCAGCCGGAACCGGTCTGGAGGATGCACTGCAAAGACAGCTGTCCTGGCATCAACAGGGAACACGCGCGGTGGTGGAGTTGAAACCGGTGGCTGATCGAACCCAGGCGGAGGCGATGGCCAGGGAGCGAGGCGGGCTGCAGCTGGACTGGATCACTCCCTAA
- a CDS encoding inositol monophosphatase family protein has protein sequence MTSNLCAQAAEQAGLNQAALRHLADVAREVAELGGAELMRHYGRLSSIENKGRIGDLVTNADLAAEARVLEALRERTPEIAVLAEESGARGEQDGLRWCVDPLDGTTNFAHGYPFFATSIGLTWQQQPVLGAIAVPFLNETFWGAPGLGSFLNTSPMQVSSCNHLADALLVTGFAYDRHTRLDNNYAEFCWFTHRTRGVRRGGAAAVDLAFVAAGRLDGYWERGLAPWDLAAGVALVEIAGGQVSDYRGERFDIGSGRVLACAPGLHQAMVDELNQVEPLSGACFGAPGITAVGS, from the coding sequence ATGACATCAAACCTGTGTGCGCAGGCCGCTGAGCAGGCTGGTCTGAATCAGGCGGCTCTGCGTCACCTGGCAGACGTGGCCAGGGAGGTGGCCGAACTCGGCGGTGCTGAGCTGATGCGTCATTACGGACGTCTCTCAAGCATCGAGAACAAAGGTCGCATCGGGGATCTGGTCACCAACGCAGATCTCGCAGCGGAAGCCAGAGTGCTGGAGGCCCTGAGGGAACGAACGCCCGAAATCGCCGTTCTGGCTGAGGAGAGCGGGGCCAGAGGTGAACAGGACGGCCTGCGCTGGTGTGTCGATCCGCTCGACGGAACCACCAACTTCGCTCACGGGTATCCCTTCTTCGCCACATCGATCGGATTGACGTGGCAACAACAGCCCGTGCTCGGGGCGATCGCCGTGCCGTTTCTGAACGAGACCTTCTGGGGAGCTCCGGGCCTCGGCAGCTTTCTCAACACATCACCGATGCAGGTGAGTTCTTGCAACCACCTGGCGGACGCGCTTCTGGTGACGGGCTTCGCCTATGACCGTCACACACGGCTCGACAACAACTACGCGGAGTTCTGCTGGTTCACCCATCGCACCCGCGGCGTGCGTCGTGGCGGAGCTGCTGCGGTCGATCTGGCCTTTGTCGCAGCGGGGCGTCTCGACGGTTACTGGGAACGGGGTCTCGCGCCCTGGGATCTCGCGGCTGGCGTTGCTCTGGTGGAGATCGCCGGCGGACAGGTCAGCGATTACAGGGGAGAGCGTTTCGACATCGGCAGCGGACGCGTCCTGGCCTGTGCCCCCGGGCTGCATCAGGCCATGGTGGACGAACTGAACCAGGTGGAGCCACTCAGCGGTGCCTGTTTCGGTGCGCCGGGGATCACGGCCGTGGGATCCTGA
- the ggpS gene encoding glucosylglycerol-phosphate synthase: MGSSSFIILYHRTPFDEGTDEQGNRIWVDQKSPNGIIPTLRNIFRDCDDGTWIAWRRVENPESGDIERIGMHDPSPFTLCRIPLHDTQITSFYHITSKESFWPILHTFPTHFNVNNADWSIFEEVNLRFAEAACEEAAEGATVWVHDYNLWLAPGYIRERRPDLKIAFFHHTPFPGNDVFAILPWREQILESLLCCDVVGFHIPRYTENFARAASTLVGANRGPKVPVDKKFITVGTALSEGTVTSHLEHNGRCVQLLSSPVGTSPDVIQELSWSAAVENHGELIVQDTKKGRKLILSASRVDYTKGNEELLLAYERLLERRPDLHGDVVLMLACVAAASGMKIYEDTQRSIEEMAGRINGRFSQIDWVPVRFSTRRIPYEEMIAWFCHADVCWITPLRDGLNLVAKEYAAARRNRGGVLVLSEFTGASVVLDGAVLTNPYSNRRMDETIETALVMPEEEQRDRMSRMTEAVENYTVKDWAEEQLAGFPQAVVA; this comes from the coding sequence ATGGGCAGCAGTAGTTTCATCATTCTCTACCACCGCACACCTTTTGACGAAGGAACTGATGAGCAGGGAAATCGAATATGGGTGGATCAGAAAAGCCCGAACGGCATCATTCCAACGCTGAGAAATATATTCAGAGACTGCGATGACGGAACCTGGATTGCCTGGAGAAGGGTCGAGAATCCCGAATCCGGCGACATTGAGCGGATCGGAATGCATGATCCATCACCATTTACGCTCTGCAGAATTCCGCTCCATGATACTCAGATAACCAGTTTTTATCACATCACATCTAAGGAGTCCTTCTGGCCGATTCTGCATACATTTCCAACACACTTCAACGTCAATAACGCCGACTGGTCCATCTTCGAAGAAGTGAATCTCAGATTTGCTGAGGCAGCATGCGAGGAAGCTGCTGAGGGCGCCACGGTCTGGGTGCACGACTACAACCTCTGGCTCGCACCCGGATACATCCGGGAACGACGTCCAGATCTGAAAATTGCGTTTTTTCACCACACTCCTTTCCCGGGGAATGATGTTTTCGCAATTCTTCCCTGGCGTGAGCAGATCCTCGAGAGTCTGCTCTGCTGTGATGTTGTGGGTTTTCACATCCCCCGATACACCGAGAACTTCGCCAGAGCTGCCAGCACTCTTGTTGGAGCCAACCGCGGACCGAAGGTGCCGGTCGACAAGAAATTCATCACGGTCGGGACAGCCCTGTCAGAAGGCACCGTCACCAGTCATCTGGAGCACAACGGCCGCTGTGTTCAGTTACTGAGTTCACCGGTGGGAACATCGCCGGATGTGATTCAGGAGCTCTCCTGGAGTGCTGCTGTCGAAAATCACGGTGAACTGATCGTTCAGGACACCAAGAAGGGACGCAAGCTGATTCTTTCCGCAAGCCGAGTCGATTACACCAAGGGAAACGAAGAACTGCTGCTTGCCTATGAACGCCTGCTGGAGCGACGTCCTGATCTTCACGGTGACGTTGTGCTGATGCTGGCCTGTGTTGCAGCTGCGAGCGGCATGAAGATCTACGAGGACACACAGCGGTCGATCGAAGAAATGGCCGGTCGCATCAATGGTCGCTTCAGCCAGATTGACTGGGTTCCGGTGCGTTTCTCCACCCGAAGGATTCCTTACGAGGAGATGATCGCCTGGTTCTGCCACGCCGATGTCTGCTGGATCACGCCACTTCGGGACGGGCTGAATCTGGTCGCCAAGGAATATGCCGCAGCCCGCCGGAACCGTGGGGGAGTCCTGGTTCTGTCGGAATTCACAGGCGCCTCTGTGGTGCTTGATGGAGCGGTGCTGACCAACCCATACTCCAACCGACGCATGGATGAAACCATCGAGACGGCACTGGTCATGCCGGAGGAGGAGCA
- the rpmB gene encoding 50S ribosomal protein L28, translating into MSRVCQLTGTRANNGMAVSHSHIRTKKLQQANLQQRRLWWAEGKRWVNLRITTRALKTIQKKGLGAYAKSLGINLAKL; encoded by the coding sequence ATGTCACGGGTGTGTCAGCTCACGGGTACTCGCGCCAACAACGGCATGGCCGTGAGCCATTCCCACATCCGTACCAAGAAGTTGCAGCAGGCCAATCTGCAGCAGCGTCGTCTGTGGTGGGCCGAAGGAAAGCGTTGGGTGAACCTGCGCATCACGACTCGCGCCCTGAAGACCATCCAGAAGAAGGGTCTTGGTGCCTATGCCAAGTCCCTCGGCATCAATCTCGCCAAGCTCTGA
- a CDS encoding 2Fe-2S iron-sulfur cluster-binding protein, translated as MRPQHRITVHWRQQNRTITHEVAEGDYILRSFELQGDPLPFSCRNGCCTSCAVRVLEGELDQREAMGLSKELRARGYGLLCVARATGPLEAETQDEDEVYELQFGRHFGRGSVRAGLPLEED; from the coding sequence ATGCGGCCGCAGCACAGGATCACGGTGCACTGGCGCCAGCAGAACCGCACCATCACCCATGAGGTGGCTGAGGGTGATTACATCCTGCGCAGCTTCGAGCTGCAGGGCGATCCGCTGCCCTTTTCCTGTCGGAACGGATGCTGCACGAGCTGCGCCGTCCGGGTGCTGGAAGGAGAACTCGATCAACGGGAGGCGATGGGACTGTCGAAGGAATTGCGTGCCCGAGGCTATGGACTGTTGTGTGTCGCCAGGGCGACGGGCCCGCTTGAAGCGGAGACCCAGGATGAGGACGAGGTCTATGAGCTCCAGTTCGGTCGCCACTTCGGTCGCGGTTCCGTACGGGCCGGACTCCCTCTGGAGGAGGACTGA
- a CDS encoding peroxiredoxin has protein sequence MQRRDLLIRTGLLMAAVCLGPRSVSALGGAQLSIGEAVPTFQLPGSSRSDKDRSLWSLSDFQGQWLALYFYPRDFTGGCTLEARGFQTMHQSFRDAGAQVVGISADSVDDHTSFCDSEELSFPLLSDPDGTVSKAYGSWMAPYSLRHTFLIDPNGVLRERWVAVRPNGHAKEVLDSLLNLQNNTSV, from the coding sequence ATGCAGCGCAGGGATCTGCTGATACGCACCGGTCTGCTGATGGCGGCGGTGTGTCTTGGCCCGAGAAGCGTGAGTGCTCTGGGAGGCGCCCAGCTCTCCATCGGCGAGGCCGTGCCGACCTTCCAGCTGCCTGGATCCAGTCGCTCCGATAAAGATCGTTCCCTGTGGTCTCTCTCCGATTTCCAGGGCCAATGGCTTGCCTTGTACTTCTATCCCCGGGATTTCACCGGGGGCTGCACGCTGGAGGCCCGCGGCTTCCAGACCATGCATCAGAGCTTCCGGGACGCGGGGGCTCAGGTGGTGGGCATCAGTGCCGACAGCGTCGATGACCACACATCCTTCTGTGACAGCGAGGAGCTGAGCTTTCCACTGCTCTCCGACCCCGACGGAACCGTGAGCAAGGCCTACGGGTCGTGGATGGCTCCCTACTCGCTGCGTCACACCTTCCTGATCGACCCCAACGGCGTTCTGCGCGAGCGGTGGGTCGCCGTACGCCCGAACGGTCACGCGAAGGAGGTGCTGGATTCTCTTCTGAATCTTCAGAACAACACGTCTGTTTGA